The stretch of DNA TTTGTTGCTAAAAGTTTCATTAGGTTGGTAGTTTTTAAATGAGAGAGTTGACATCTAGAAGAGAATGATAGGTCGTTACCGAGTACAACTTTACAAATTACAAGTGTAATCTTCTAACATTCATTATGTAGTTAGACTCTATATATAAACGATGTATTTTAACGGGGGCGAACGAGTAATGTTATAAGATAAACAATATATAAGAAATAATTCGTATATGTTAGATGAGGTTATCAAAACTCATGTAGTTAGACATTGGCAGAGCTAGAATTTTTCATTACAGGGGCGAAAATTTAACGGGGGCGAACGAGTAATGTCATAAGATAAACTTGAAATAAATTTAAAACTTcgaattttttatttttcagcGGGGGCGAGCGTCTCTTCTAGCTCCTCTTACTCCACCATTGACTTAGACTATAAAAATGACGGATTTAAAATAATTGTGTATATTAGATGAGGGTATTAAAACTCGTTATTATGTTCTAAATCTAACCAAAACTTGTAGATGATTAGCATAATTTGTCAATGAAGTATCTTTTTAGCAACCAATGTTGGATAACATACATGAATGAACTATATATTCCAAAATCTAGTAGATAAATTTCTTGAATTTTTCGATGCTTTACtttattacaataaataaataaattagcaACTTTCGAGTATATATCTCACCAGTTCCCTTCATCATAAAGTCGAAAGACCGGCCAAATATATACCTTGTCTTTCTATGGACTACGACATAAATATAACAATAAGTCTCATGGTCAAATATAATAAACTTGTCATTTTACAGGTCGGTCTCATGATAATTCTATCACGAGTTTATATATGAACACCTAAATAGTTAAAACCTACCTCACTTTATTTGGAACATTTATTTATACACAATAATTCCAATCCCTATATATAATCACAAAATAGACAAAGTATGATACGATATTATATAATATGAGTACTTTAATAATTTGACAAATGATACAAAACTTATTACAGgtatatttttattttaaaactctacTTGCTAGATAAAAATGGATAACAATTCCCAAAATATTCACAGTATAGGCCAAATAATTTATCACATATGACCTTACTGATAATACTCTTTCCGTCTCAGTTATTTATTTACCTTCTTTCTATATTCTTTATAAatggtattttaatcaaaggtaaacaaatgatttggaTGGACGAATTACTCCGTACATGTTACACACATAAAAGTACTTGTAACTAAAAAAACCCTCCAATCAACTTTATCATCAAAGTAAGAACTTAATTTTACAAAAACTAGTAGATAAATTTCAAAAACTAGTAGATAAATTTCTTGAACTATTTCAAAAACTAGTAGATAAATTTCTTGAATTTTTCGATACTTTACTTTATTATTACAATAAAAAATGGAAAATGAGTAACTTTCGATTATATATCTTACCGGTTCCCCTCATCATAAAGTCGAAACACCGGCCAAATATATACCTTAACTTGTCTTTGTTATGGACTATGACATAAATATAACAATAAGTCTCTTAAGATTTAAGAGACGGTCAAATATAATAAACTTGTCATTTTACAGGTCGGTCTCATGATAATTCTATTACGAGTTTATATATGAACACCTAAATAGTTAAAACCTACCTCACTTTATTTGGAACATTTATTTATACACAATAATTCCAATCCCTATATATAATCACAAAATAGACAAAGTATGATACATATTATATAATATGAGTACTTTAATAATTTGACAAATGATACAAAACTTATtacatatatatttttatattaaAACTCTACTTGCTGGATAAAAATGGATATCAATTCCCAAAATATTCACAGTATAGGCCAAATAATTTATCACATATGACCTTACTGATAATACTCTTTCCATCTCAGTCATCTGTTTTCCTTTTATATTCTTCATGAACGgcattttaattaaaggtaagcAAATGATTTGGACAGATGGAGTACATGTTACACACATAAAAGTACTTGTAACTAAAAAAACCCTCCAAAATCAACTTTATCATCAAAGTAAGAACTTAATTTTACAACCAAAAATACTTACAAGCTAAAACTAATCTTGCAAATACTGAGCTTCTATTAACCTGAGCGATTTTCGGGTCATTTCAGATCGATCAATTGTGAAGCGGGTTTGGACCCGTTGGTGTAGTAACATGAGTCGAGACATGTAAAGTCATTACCTCACTTTTCCTTAAATCTTCTGAATTTCTCGTACTTGAATGAGATGGTTTCACATAACTCTGAGTCTCAGACTgcaccaaaactcgtaccctttGTTCCATTTTTGACCCGTTACTAGAAATTGACCGCGACAACACATGAACCGAAGTTCCTAGAATTAGTATGATAATCAAAAGATTTTTCCAATAAAATGGAGTTTTCATGGTGAAGGAAAAAAGGGAGATTTGTGCATTTTTTGTGTATCTCCTTAGAAGGGAATTAATAAGCATGAACTTATGTTGAAAGTTATGTCATTTAGTATAAGAAAGTGACAAGAACACGTCTCATAATTCAATTGACATGGTCCCATGCATGTTATTTTGATGTAGATTGTGGGGTTTGAATGTTTGATGGCTTAAAACTCATAAATTAGCTATGAATCTTAAGCTAATTGTTGTGTTCTTAAACACATCAATGTATAAGACATTGGATGTTATTTTCGGATTAAGCGCGAAATTAGGAGTTTAGTTAATTGGGATTATCTCTTAAGGTATCAATGGAAATCAAGGAAATGGAGGTTTTCATGCAAATACAAAAGTTTAGAAGAAAATATGAAGATTGAAGAGACTCATATGATTGGTACTTAGATTAGGAAACCCAAATGTCATTTGTTTATAGGACAATAAAATATTTACCTATCTTCAAGTTTGAGACAATTAAACATGACTTCAAAATGATTTGACTCATTTTGCTCCCCTTCTAAGAAGGATTTTGACAATACAAGATTATTCAAGATGATGTCTTAGTCTTAATAGTGTAAATGTGTAATCAAGGAACATGTTAATTCGATTATTAAGTCCGGAAGTTGCGTAGTTCATTACACTACGTACTGATACAAATGTCAGTTAGTCTGGCTGAATGACTGGTAAAGACATAAGACTGTTGGAGTGATTGAAGTGTGAAATTAGTAGCTACATTGTATATTCTTATAAATAGAAGAGATGATGTCTTAATCTTAAAAGAGTAATCAAGGAACATGCTGATCGATTATTAAGTCGGAAGGTTGCGTAGTTCATTACACTACGTATTGATACAGATATCAACTAGTCTGGTTAAGTGACTGGTAAGGACGTAAGACTGTTGAGTGATCGAAGTGTGAAATTATTGGCAAGACTGACAACCTTGTATTCTTGTAAATACAAGATGATGTCTTAATCTTAACAGAGTAATCAAGGAACGTGCTAATAGATTATTAAGTCAAAAGTTGCATAATTCATTACACCAGATGTCAGTTAGTTCGGCTGGTAAAGACTAAAGTGACCAAAGTGTGAAATTATTGGCAAGAGTGGCAACCTTGTATACTTATAAATGGTACAAAAAAAGAAGGGACTAGAAATAGATGTACTATGGGACAGTTCATGGGTAAAATGACTATTTGATGTAAAGTTCATAAGATTTCTTTACTATGTAAGCACATGTATTTTATCAGTTTATGCACTGGTGAATTGGTGATATGCTGTAACTTAAAGTTAGATAATTGAAGCAAAGGTTTTAAACTGACAGAAGTGACAGAGTTACCAAATAGTCATTATATGTGACCGTTGCTAGGTTTAGGTCTTGTTTGACATAACCCAAGAACTATATTAGTCACTAACATCAGGCATCAGTAGCCAACTTCATATATCGGTACAACTGTAAAATTGTAGCGGTTCTGCCGGAAAGAGGTCATTCCGTTTGCATCAATGTCGATGATCAACTGATTGGTTTAAGTGATAAAACCAGACAGGCTCACAGAAATTTAGAGCAGGAATTTGGGTTACTCGAGATGGATTCAAGTCAGGCAAAAATATCGTCCTTCGGTCAACTCAAGCTTAGGTAAGGTCATCATCAGGTTAGGTAGAGTTTCGCGATTTGTATCCATCATCCCTGTATGTTCAGAGTAGAGGCATCAGTATCAGGAATTATATAGAGAAATCACAAACATCATAGGTGTATTCCCCATCAAAATTTATTTAATGGAGTCAACATACATGCATGTTCATTTACAAACATGGTACATGTGACGGTCCCGATGCATCACCAGAATATTAACCCAAAACCTTTGCTAAGCATTTTCCTTCAACAATAGAACTAAACTAACTACTTTTCTTGCTAGTCGGCGTCACTAGGTGAAGATGTTTCAAGTGTCTTGTTTCGGAACTTCACTGTCAGTAGCTTTAGCAGCTTCAGAAGGCTCACCAGAAGACGATTTATTATGAAGATTGCTCTTAATAGTTCCAACCTTAACATATTTACTCATGAACTTGTATTCCCAGTCTTGTAAGGCTTCAAGTTCAAAAGGACCGAGACCAGAGATATCACCGGTCAAATCTTTATCTTCAAATGACATCTTGGCGAGAGCTCTGCTAGCATCTTTGCCTGCAAACAACGCGTACGGTCCACCTGGGCCATAAAACATTCTGCAAATCGAACAATATGACAACGTAAATTAGGGCATAGAGGAGCTTAAGAGTATAACATCAACCTTAATATACATGTGCTAAACAGAGACGTCCATTTTGCGTTTTATAAAATCGGAACCTTCTGATATTACATCATGGTAAACTGGTATAGACAGCATAGTACTATAAAGAGTATGACACCTCTCACAAACTTTTCGGGACAGAGATAAACTAAAAACATCTACCACTAACAAGAGGCCCCCTTGCAGCAAAGTGAACTCAGAAAAAGATGTAACTTGTCAAATCTTTATAAATTCCATCATATAAGacataaaaaaaatacaaaagtaAAGCATAAATGAGCTGTAAACAAGAACAAATCAGTAATTAGTACTCCGTGTTTGAGAAATACCTTCTATTTTTCATTATTTCGCTTGTTTCGGAAATACCCAAATACCTTCTATATTTCagtatttttcataatttttacaaTCTCTTATTCTCATTACTGTCCTAATACTTTTTTGCTAAAACTACTTAAATACCCTACAGGCCTACACTTGTCCTACTAGGCACTAACCCTTTCTTAACCTGAGTATATGTATTTGGACGCGTATTCATGTTTTTTACTCCTTAAATAGTACTGCGTACAATTTTTGAAAGGTATTTCGGAAACAAAGGGAGTAAGACTCTAAGAGGTGCACCATATTATTATCAGAAAGGTTTTACCCTCTCGTGCGCTGTTGTAGTGGCAGCGGCCAAGTGCCAACTTTTTCGATTAAGTAATAGAGATAATAAATAAAAGGACACCAAGGGGTGATGCTCAGGGAGTCACGGTTCATGTAAACCAAGTGCCAACAGGCAAGATACTGCTACTAGTCTAACTCTTGCTTGAACCAGATGTGCGGAAGATTTCTTCACAAGCATTGCAGAAGGAAATTAAAAGGGTCATACAATAAAGCTTTAGAATAGTAAGCTTATGATGTATCAGCAAACAGAATATCTTCATAATAACTACCGTAaagtaataggaatatttataatagttgggcttcaaccatcaccttaaggctttggttgagatggttcatctatcatggtatcagagccagtgtgaccgaaggtcacgggttcaaatcctggcaacctcaaaactcctcaaaaactcgaagtggaaacccggctccaactaaccactcttcaagcccaacgggcatttgagtgagggagcgtaataggaatatttataatagttgggcttcaaccatcaccttaaggctttggttgagatggttcatctatcataaAGAGGCTTGGAAAATAACATTTCTCATTTGAGACCGTTGCATGGGACTAAACTCTGAACGGACCCAAATCATCCTTGTTATCAGCAGGGTTATTGTTAATGTCTTAGGAAGATGCATGCACTCCACGATAACGACCCGTACAGAGCTCAGAAGTCAGACAAAATGCTAGAAAAAAGGTCAAGTGAAAACAATAGTTGTACTACAGACTACAAGACTCACAGTTACGAGTAAATTATCAAACACCCATATTTAACAGATCGAAGACAGACAACGGCCACTTGCATACTGCAAGGCCATTAATGCCGAAACTATTGAACTCCTGAAAACATAAAATTATCCATAAATTACagaaaagtgaaaagtgaaaAGCTTTCCAGCCATCTAAAGTCAACTAATACAaataattaaggagaaaaagAATAGAAGCGAAAGGACAAAGGAATACTATGTTTCAGAGCTTGGACACCAACAATAATTTGTCTCAAAACAAATTACGTAatcaagactcaaactttgcTAACATCAGTAATTGACAAATTCACTACTGTATTTGATACGGAGTACATGGTAAAGccataaatccaaaaaaaaacgaacaaaatacaagtcaaaagaattgaatacCAGTTCAATTTAACGATTGATTACGGTAACAAACTAGcacctatgttactccgacacttcacttaactGCCGTGTCGCGTGTCAGACATGTGTCGGTGTCCGACATGACACGACACTTCAACACTTAAATTTAGACCACAAAACAGGAAAATTCACCCCAAATAGCTGTGTCCAACACGCCGATACGTGTCGGCGTGTCTGAGTAACACAGACTAGCACTACTAGCAAATAGACACAATCTATCAGATACTATGATTTAATATTTCACTCCAAGAAAACTTAAAATTAAAACCCCAGATACTGACTAAAACTATCAGAGCGGTAAACAACATCCACTACATTATCCCAGTGCCTCAAGGGGTTCCTGCAAATTACGGGGTAGGAGGTTAGATGTACACGGACTTACCCTAAGTTAACAACACAAAGAGACTATTTGACTGTTTCCAAATACCCAGGATGAAAATACGTCGAGAGCTACATTGATTGCCACTTACAAAATTGAGAAAAGCTCAAAACTTTCCAGCCTCCTAAAACCAACTAATCCTAAATACCAAGCAGAAAAATAATAAAAGCGAAAGGACAAAGGTACACTATGTTGCAGAGCTTGAACATCAACAATAATTTATCCATCAAAACAAACTACATCATCAAGACGCAAACTTTGCTAACATTAGAAATTAGAAATTAGAAACTGACAAATTCACCATTTGATACATGGTATAAACAAACAtccaaaaaaccaacaaaataCATGTGAAAAGAAATGAATACCCAGTTCAATTTAACAATTACAGTAACAAACTAGCACCAAGAAAATTGAAATCCCAAATACTGACTAAAATTCCGGGCAATGGGGTCGGATATACGCAGCCTTACTCTTATGTTAGCAATACATAGAGACGGTTTCTAAGTGACCTATGATAAAAATTACATTGAGAATTGCATCAAATGAGTCAAACTTCACAATAAAAAGAAGCGCAACCAATGTAGCGAGTCGTAAACTGGAAAAAAAGGCACATAAAAAGACACAAACCTGCTTTGAGAAACATCATAGATCAGACCTTTAATAGCCATAAGCAAAGGTTTATCATTATCAGACCCATCATACTGTTTCAACTCTTCTTCAGTAATCTCGCCTAACTGTACAGGTGGAGGTAACGGTTTCATTTCTTCATCAGAAGATCTGGACTGTTGATCATAAGATGATGAACTTGATGATGATCGAAATAACCCAAAAACTGCATGGTAAAAAGCTAAACTTAATGCTACTACAGTGAAAAATGTTGCAGGACATAATCCTGTGTATACTGTTATTTCAACTTTCAGTGTTTCCCATAGTTCTAAGGCCATTTTTTGGGTGAAAGATTTGTGCTTTGTGGGTTTTGGGTTCAAATTCAATCTTTTATTGTGTAGTTGAATTGATTGATCCCGTTTTAAGTTTACGGCGGATATAccatcttaaacaagaatttgtgttgatTAATAGTAGAGAAAATTGGTTGGGGTTGGTGAGTTTAGATGTGTTTCAGGTACTAGAGATTTGTTTCACAATTTTCCAGATTTTTTTGTTGATTAATTTCTAAATTAATGGACTATATTAATTGGAATGGTGGATTTTTCTGACAATTTTGGGAAGTTATTAGCATAAATTTAGTACGAAATGTTTAATTCATGTTAGGTATGTAAATATGTCTTAGCCTAGTCATTAAAATGGAGATATAATAGCATTAGGTCCTCAAATTTCAATTCTTCGAAATGTAGTAAATTCACATTAGAAAATAAGGTAGAAACAGTAGGTCAGGCATCCAAAATACTCACGTTTCCAAGTGTTTCAATAAAGGTGCATCAGAAATACTTACAGATTCTGGAAGCTCTTTCCATATAGTAGAAGCACACTTCTTCGCCTGATAGAAGATGAAAAATTATTTGGCTGTTAACATTACTAACCGTGGAATATTCCAGCTCCTCTGGCTCCTTATTTGCTCCCTTCAAGGTTAAATTGACAAAAACATATTGAAGTTcactccaaaaaaaaaacatgaaaaataatACTTCCTtttgtctcggtcatttgtttaccttttatattctttgtgagTGATATTCtattcaaaggtaaacaaatgattgagacggagggagtactttaCTTTATTTGCAGAAGGGATGCAATAACACGACATTCAAGTAAATCACATACAGCAAAATGTAGAAGGCACAGGTTCGAAGTCTGCCAGAATCTTTTCTGTTAAAATAGAAAGCATGATGAGTGCGTAATATGAAGTAAAACATTATTAATCTTTCTTCAAAAAATCGAAAGACAAGTAACTAACCCCAAATCTAATTCAGAACTAGCGATCAGAACTGGTGAGCTTAGCCCCTAGaaaacatcaactccctccttcCTCATCTTCTTGGTAGATACCTTATATCAGATTGTTGCTGCCATCAACCTCCAAATTTTTCGGTTTTCTCTCTACAAGCAACAAATATCAAAGGCTTCAAAACAACAGTTTCACGCACAACAAGTGAACAAACACGCTTAAGTATTGCTTAACAATAGATTGTAGATGCGAAAAATTGCAACAAAAAAGGCTTTAGCATCCCCCCACGCGATAATAGGTAAGAACATTTGTAACCCAAACAGTATAGGCTAATAGAATGAAGATCACATTTCATTCTAAAATTTGAAGCATtagtttaataataaaaaaagaacGAGAGGTGATGATGAACAATCGAGACCGCTAAATTGCAACAAACCTGAGCCAGGAACTTTGTCAAAAGAAAGGACTTTAAAGCTCTTCTGGCAAATTTTAGCCAGACTTGAGCAGTGCAGGACTGTAGGCCACGCTGACACCGTCAACTCCTTTAACACGAAAGGTGATCATGAACATTAACCCCTTCAACACTATAATAACCAGCTTTTAGAAGGCGTACCGGCCCACGAGGGGGGCTATTCTGTAATTTTCAAACAAAAGcaagttttcattttttttcaaaatccgccaccaaaacaacaacaaaatataATCATGAATTAAACTGAACAAACCATCTTTGTCTTTATGCGTTTCCGAGATTTGTTTAGCCATAATCTGGGCCTCCTTCCAGTAATAAGAATTGGGGGTTAAAGGGTAAGTTCCCCGACTTCCCCCGTATTGATGCCCAACACTCACCAACTTTCCCATCCTATTCAGTTATCGGAATTCAAATTACTCAAATAATGAACTCAATCAAGAAACCCTAACTGAACAATTACTAATAATTACAAAAAATCCTAGATTATAAACTACATCAAGAAACCCTAACTGAACAATTAATAATCGAGAAGAAACCCTAACTGAACAATTAACAATTACACAAAAACATAGATTATGAGCTAAATCAATAAAACCTAACTGAAAGAACAATTAATTAACTGATAATCGAGAAACTAAAGAGAGAAAATTGCAAAAACATACCAAAATGATTGATTGATTAAAATCGGCGAACAAGATAGT from Silene latifolia isolate original U9 population chromosome 10, ASM4854445v1, whole genome shotgun sequence encodes:
- the LOC141606755 gene encoding membrane steroid-binding protein 2-like isoform X1 yields the protein MALELWETLKVEITVYTGLCPATFFTVVALSLAFYHAVFGLFRSSSSSSSYDQQSRSSDEEMKPLPPPVQLGEITEEELKQYDGSDNDKPLLMAIKGLIYDVSQSRMFYGPGGPYALFAGKDASRALAKMSFEDKDLTGDISGLGPFELEALQDWEYKFMSKYVKVGTIKSNLHNKSSSGMMDTNRETLPNLMMTLPKLELTEGRYFCLT
- the LOC141606755 gene encoding membrane steroid-binding protein 2-like isoform X2 is translated as MERASRIFFGLFRSSSSSSSYDQQSRSSDEEMKPLPPPVQLGEITEEELKQYDGSDNDKPLLMAIKGLIYDVSQSRMFYGPGGPYALFAGKDASRALAKMSFEDKDLTGDISGLGPFELEALQDWEYKFMSKYVKVGTIKSNLHNKSSSGMMDTNRETLPNLMMTLPKLELTEGRYFCLT